A stretch of the Aminipila terrae genome encodes the following:
- the mraZ gene encoding division/cell wall cluster transcriptional repressor MraZ has product MLMGKYQNSIDAKGRMIVPSKYREELGYRCVLTRGIDKCLYIYPMPQWEKFMEKLAALPTTDPNARAFVRHFYANAVECDIDKQGRMGIPQELRDYANIEKELVTVGLLDKIEIWSREEWTEAETIAELTPNDFAAKMAEYGI; this is encoded by the coding sequence ATGTTGATGGGAAAATACCAAAACTCAATAGATGCTAAGGGCAGAATGATAGTCCCTTCAAAATATCGGGAGGAATTGGGATACCGGTGTGTACTTACAAGAGGTATCGATAAGTGCCTGTATATTTATCCCATGCCTCAATGGGAAAAATTTATGGAAAAACTAGCAGCACTACCGACAACAGACCCGAATGCCAGAGCATTTGTTCGTCATTTTTATGCCAATGCGGTGGAATGTGATATAGACAAGCAAGGCAGGATGGGAATACCACAGGAACTTAGAGACTATGCAAATATTGAAAAGGAACTGGTAACTGTTGGATTATTAGACAAAATAGAAATATGGAGCAGAGAAGAATGGACAGAAGCTGAAACAATTGCTGAGCTCACTCCAAATGATTTTGCAGCAAAGATGGCTGAATATGGCATTTAA
- a CDS encoding nucleoside recognition domain-containing protein has product MNYIWAGMIFVGVFFSIINNNLSAFTDGLLNSCSEAVEFVIGLSGIMAVWCGIMKIAEKSGLIDAAAHKVMPLIKFLFPKERNSETIAIMLMSFMANIFGAGNSATVFSLKAMERLDIENHYSDTASDTMCMFLALNMSMIQLVPITVIKIRSQLGSTDSASIIIPSIIVGLISMVASVIACKYFERKQSKP; this is encoded by the coding sequence ATGAACTACATATGGGCCGGAATGATTTTTGTGGGTGTATTTTTTTCAATCATAAACAATAACCTTTCTGCCTTCACAGATGGTCTCTTAAACAGCTGCAGCGAAGCTGTTGAATTTGTAATTGGTTTATCAGGCATTATGGCCGTATGGTGTGGAATCATGAAAATAGCTGAAAAATCTGGACTTATTGATGCCGCAGCTCATAAAGTCATGCCTCTCATCAAATTTCTTTTCCCAAAAGAAAGAAACTCTGAAACAATTGCAATTATGCTTATGAGTTTTATGGCTAACATATTTGGAGCTGGCAACAGTGCAACTGTCTTTTCATTAAAAGCCATGGAAAGGCTGGATATAGAAAATCATTATAGTGATACCGCCAGTGATACTATGTGTATGTTTTTAGCACTAAATATGTCTATGATTCAGCTTGTCCCTATTACTGTAATAAAAATACGATCTCAATTGGGTTCAACGGACTCCGCTTCTATCATTATACCATCCATTATCGTTGGCCTGATTTCAATGGTTGCATCAGTCATCGCATGCAAATATTTTGAGAGAAAGCAATCAAAACCATAA
- a CDS encoding cell division protein FtsL produces MMPAEQWYEYQDSYKKYGFDMKPKKVRTVKQKKKSSVTSKDRVAMIFLTIVIGALCVSVIITTAYAASIKYNINDIIKKNEVITGEIENLTVQLNQANNIQAIEYKATTQLGMVNPDPNDFIYVTPKEKPAKDFALLLKEEAYN; encoded by the coding sequence ATGATGCCTGCTGAACAGTGGTACGAATACCAGGATAGTTATAAAAAGTATGGTTTCGATATGAAGCCTAAAAAAGTACGTACAGTTAAACAGAAGAAGAAATCAAGTGTAACGTCCAAGGACCGGGTTGCTATGATATTTCTTACAATTGTTATTGGTGCTCTTTGTGTGTCAGTTATTATTACGACTGCGTATGCTGCAAGTATAAAATATAATATTAATGATATTATTAAGAAAAATGAAGTAATAACCGGGGAAATTGAAAACTTAACGGTACAATTAAACCAGGCAAATAATATTCAGGCTATAGAGTATAAAGCTACTACACAATTAGGGATGGTTAATCCCGATCCAAACGATTTTATATATGTTACACCGAAGGAAAAACCGGCTAAGGATTTTGCATTACTTCTGAAAGAAGAAGCATATAATTAG
- a CDS encoding tRNA threonylcarbamoyladenosine dehydratase, producing MINMLNQFSRTQLLLGQNVMEKLKQANVAIFGIGGVGGYTVEALARSGVGSFHLIDDDKVCLTNLNRQIIATTKTVGKYKVDVMKERILDINPEAEVNVYKCFYLPDTSDEFDFSQYSYVVDAIDTVAAKILIIMKAKQAGIPVISCMGAGNKLDPFKLKIDDIHKTSMCPLAKVMRQELKKRNVKNVKVIYSTEKPVKPVEDVSSSCRIHCICPPGTQHKCTERRNIPGSVSFVPSVAGLMIAGEVITDLSDINNIR from the coding sequence ATGATTAATATGTTAAATCAGTTCTCAAGAACTCAATTATTACTTGGACAAAATGTCATGGAGAAATTGAAGCAGGCAAATGTTGCAATCTTCGGAATAGGAGGGGTAGGTGGTTATACCGTAGAAGCATTGGCAAGAAGCGGGGTCGGTTCATTCCATTTAATTGATGATGATAAAGTATGCCTTACCAATCTTAACAGGCAGATTATTGCAACCACAAAAACTGTAGGTAAATATAAAGTTGATGTCATGAAAGAGAGAATATTGGATATTAATCCTGAAGCGGAGGTAAATGTGTACAAGTGTTTTTATCTGCCTGATACTTCTGATGAATTTGATTTTTCCCAGTATTCCTATGTAGTAGATGCTATCGACACCGTTGCAGCTAAAATCCTCATCATTATGAAGGCTAAGCAGGCGGGGATTCCGGTTATCAGCTGCATGGGAGCAGGAAATAAGCTGGATCCTTTCAAATTAAAAATTGATGATATTCATAAGACTTCTATGTGCCCATTGGCAAAAGTCATGCGACAGGAATTGAAAAAACGAAATGTGAAAAATGTGAAGGTTATATATTCCACAGAAAAGCCTGTTAAACCAGTGGAAGATGTGTCAAGCAGCTGCAGAATACATTGTATATGTCCACCTGGGACACAGCATAAATGTACAGAAAGAAGAAATATACCTGGCAGTGTATCTTTCGTACCATCGGTAGCTGGGTTAATGATAGCAGGAGAGGTAATAACAGATTTATCGGATATAAATAATATAAGGTAG
- a CDS encoding Mur ligase family protein yields MTIEVFGITGTNGKTTVSYMLKSILEEAGRECGLIGTITHTIGQTKYDALNTTPSREVLDKYFNELEQQNIGTCIMEVSSHGLDQGRIDNVDIHYSGFTNLTQDHLDYHITMENYFNAKTKLFYKTQKGMCINVDDPYGKRLYDKMKEEQAAGGVLARDIKISSFSFKEEDAEYFGKIIKTLYMELYLNLLKLVNHGEKLK; encoded by the coding sequence GTGACCATAGAAGTTTTCGGCATTACGGGAACTAACGGAAAAACCACAGTATCATACATGCTGAAAAGCATATTAGAAGAAGCCGGCAGAGAATGCGGCTTAATAGGAACCATAACCCACACCATAGGTCAGACAAAATATGATGCATTAAATACCACACCATCCAGGGAAGTTTTAGATAAATATTTTAATGAGCTGGAACAACAAAATATAGGAACCTGTATTATGGAAGTTTCTTCCCATGGCCTGGATCAGGGAAGGATTGATAATGTAGATATCCATTATTCAGGTTTCACTAATTTAACCCAGGATCATCTTGATTACCACATAACAATGGAAAATTATTTTAATGCCAAGACAAAATTATTTTATAAGACTCAAAAGGGAATGTGTATTAATGTTGATGACCCTTATGGTAAAAGGCTTTATGATAAAATGAAAGAAGAGCAGGCTGCAGGAGGAGTTCTAGCCCGTGATATAAAAATAAGTTCATTCTCTTTCAAAGAAGAGGATGCAGAATATTTCGGAAAGATAATAAAAACTCTATACATGGAATTGTACTTGAACCTTTTGAAGCTGGTGAATCATGGGGAGAAATTGAAATAG
- a CDS encoding AbrB/MazE/SpoVT family DNA-binding domain-containing protein has protein sequence MKATGIVRKVDELGRIVLPIELRRTLNIEIKDPIEIFVEGEYILLKKYEPACVFCGNAKNVKHIKDKNICEDCIKKIKEL, from the coding sequence ATGAAGGCTACGGGAATAGTTAGAAAAGTTGATGAGCTGGGGCGTATTGTGTTGCCAATTGAATTAAGAAGAACGCTCAATATTGAGATTAAGGATCCGATTGAAATCTTTGTTGAAGGGGAATATATTCTGTTAAAGAAGTATGAACCGGCCTGCGTTTTTTGTGGAAATGCAAAGAATGTTAAGCATATTAAGGACAAGAACATTTGTGAGGATTGTATCAAGAAAATTAAAGAATTGTAG
- a CDS encoding penicillin-binding transpeptidase domain-containing protein — MEKYYKAEDGLNLVLTIDEVIQHYVEKALDTVQKNTMADRVLCIMMDPKTGDILAMAMTPDYDPNNPRVPTDPEKAAYVETLSDSEKLEYWNAMWRNPMVSDSYEPGSTFKLLTTSMALEEQLTTLNEHFVCKGKYSIAGTPLKCWRWYNPHGDETLVQAVGNSCNPVFATLATRLGIEKYYQYLELFGIKDKTGIDYPGEGNAILQNKETAGPVGIATMGYGQGIAVTPIQLVTAVSCFGNDGKLMQPRLVKELTDSDGNVVEKFDTKVVRQVVSKKTAEEMRLIMESVVSKGGGGTAKIPGYRIGGKTGTANKAKNGGYSQETYSSFIGMAPMDDPKVAILLIVDNPKGVKFGSQTAAPGVKLILEDTLRYLNIQPSYTQEEAAEMNSGKTTVPDLTGKNFDEAIGILGGASLTYTISPALGEGENLGEAAVVDQYPKAGEKISAGGRVYLYRE; from the coding sequence ATGGAAAAATATTATAAGGCAGAAGATGGTCTCAATCTGGTTCTTACCATAGATGAGGTTATACAGCACTATGTGGAAAAGGCACTGGATACCGTTCAAAAAAATACCATGGCTGATCGTGTGCTGTGTATTATGATGGACCCTAAAACAGGGGATATTTTAGCTATGGCTATGACTCCTGATTATGATCCCAATAATCCGAGAGTACCGACAGACCCGGAAAAAGCAGCTTATGTAGAAACATTATCCGACAGCGAGAAACTGGAATATTGGAATGCAATGTGGAGAAATCCAATGGTCAGCGACTCATACGAACCAGGTTCTACTTTTAAGCTTCTAACTACATCTATGGCGTTAGAGGAACAGCTTACAACATTGAATGAGCACTTTGTCTGCAAGGGGAAATATTCCATTGCAGGGACACCTTTAAAGTGCTGGCGTTGGTATAATCCCCATGGGGATGAAACTCTTGTTCAGGCAGTAGGTAACTCATGTAATCCGGTATTTGCTACCCTGGCTACAAGATTGGGAATTGAAAAGTATTATCAATACTTGGAGCTCTTTGGGATAAAAGATAAAACAGGAATTGATTATCCGGGAGAAGGCAATGCAATACTACAGAATAAAGAGACTGCAGGCCCAGTGGGAATTGCAACTATGGGATATGGTCAGGGAATTGCTGTAACACCAATCCAGTTGGTCACAGCAGTATCCTGTTTTGGTAATGATGGTAAACTAATGCAGCCGAGACTGGTAAAAGAGCTTACAGACAGTGATGGAAATGTTGTAGAAAAGTTTGATACGAAGGTAGTGAGACAGGTAGTCTCTAAAAAAACTGCTGAAGAAATGCGATTAATCATGGAAAGCGTAGTTTCAAAAGGCGGAGGCGGAACAGCAAAAATCCCTGGTTACAGAATAGGAGGGAAAACCGGTACTGCAAATAAAGCAAAGAATGGAGGCTATAGTCAGGAGACCTACTCATCATTCATTGGTATGGCGCCAATGGATGATCCAAAGGTTGCTATTCTGCTAATTGTAGATAACCCTAAAGGGGTAAAATTCGGAAGCCAGACTGCTGCTCCCGGTGTTAAACTGATTTTGGAGGATACCCTCAGATATTTAAATATACAGCCTTCTTACACACAGGAAGAAGCAGCAGAGATGAATAGTGGAAAAACTACGGTACCTGATTTAACTGGCAAAAATTTTGATGAGGCTATAGGTATTTTGGGAGGAGCGTCACTGACATATACTATATCACCTGCTTTGGGAGAAGGAGAAAATTTAGGAGAGGCCGCTGTAGTTGACCAGTATCCTAAGGCTGGCGAGAAGATAAGCGCAGGAGGAAGAGTATATTTATATAGGGAGTGA
- the ychF gene encoding redox-regulated ATPase YchF — translation MKLGIVGLPNVGKSTLFNAITKAGAEAANYPFCTIEPNVGVVAVPDERLKVLTEMYNAKKTVYTSIEFYDIAGLVKGASKGEGLGNKFLGHIREVAAIVHVVRCFDDPNVVHVDGKINPLSDIETINMELILSDMEVVERKIQRTQKNLKGDKSLQSELDMLQKVMDTLEKGLSVRTMEMTEEEEDYVKSLDLLSFKPVIYAANVSEQEIADGSENEYVKQVREFAETEGSEVVVICAKVEAEISELEEDEKAMFLEELGISESGLDKLIKSSYHLLDLISYLTAGEPEVRAWTIKRGTKAPGAAGKIHTDFERGFIRAETIAYDKLIDCGGNLATAKEKGLIRSEGKEYEVKDGDVIHFLFNV, via the coding sequence ATGAAATTAGGAATAGTTGGATTACCCAATGTAGGAAAAAGTACATTATTCAATGCTATAACCAAGGCTGGTGCAGAAGCAGCGAATTATCCTTTTTGTACCATAGAACCCAATGTAGGTGTTGTAGCAGTACCTGATGAGAGATTAAAGGTACTTACAGAAATGTATAATGCTAAAAAGACTGTTTATACATCCATTGAATTCTATGATATTGCAGGCCTTGTAAAAGGTGCATCTAAAGGAGAAGGGCTTGGAAACAAGTTCTTGGGACATATTCGTGAAGTTGCTGCAATAGTACATGTGGTAAGGTGTTTTGATGATCCCAATGTGGTTCATGTTGATGGTAAAATCAATCCGCTTTCTGATATTGAAACGATTAATATGGAGCTGATACTTTCCGATATGGAAGTAGTAGAAAGAAAAATCCAGAGAACCCAGAAAAATTTAAAGGGAGATAAATCTCTTCAAAGTGAATTAGATATGCTTCAAAAGGTTATGGATACTTTAGAAAAAGGTTTATCCGTAAGAACCATGGAAATGACAGAAGAAGAGGAAGACTATGTAAAATCACTGGATTTGCTTTCCTTTAAGCCTGTTATATATGCAGCAAACGTGTCAGAGCAGGAAATTGCAGATGGCAGTGAAAATGAGTATGTTAAACAGGTAAGAGAATTCGCGGAGACAGAGGGTTCAGAAGTTGTTGTTATCTGCGCAAAAGTTGAAGCAGAAATTTCTGAACTGGAAGAGGATGAGAAAGCTATGTTTCTGGAAGAATTGGGCATTAGTGAATCGGGCCTGGATAAACTTATAAAATCTTCATATCATTTACTTGACCTGATTTCATACCTGACAGCAGGTGAGCCTGAAGTGCGGGCGTGGACAATCAAAAGAGGTACAAAAGCGCCTGGAGCAGCAGGTAAAATTCATACGGATTTTGAAAGAGGATTTATCAGAGCAGAGACTATTGCATATGATAAATTGATAGATTGCGGTGGAAATCTTGCGACGGCTAAAGAGAAAGGTCTGATTCGTTCTGAAGGAAAAGAGTATGAAGTTAAAGATGGAGATGTCATTCATTTCTTATTTAATGTATAG
- the lgt gene encoding prolipoprotein diacylglyceryl transferase, giving the protein MPVPNPIAFTIFNIDIRWYGILIALGIILATLLVYKRAPQHGIESERSLDFILICVPIGIIGARLYYVLFNWGYYAGDFFKIINLRAGGLAIHGGLIFGLLTAAILCKIWNYKPLNLLDLAMPAVALAQAIGRWGNYFNSEAHGGPTNLPWGILVNGQTVHPTFLYESIWCLIMFGILLIIDNNIKFTGQVFLLYGILYSLERFFVEYLRTDSLMLFGVIKQAMLLSAIVFIVCIVAYIILGRNSKRAGKIFYGGYSKYTGKFKQ; this is encoded by the coding sequence ATGCCGGTTCCAAATCCAATTGCATTTACAATTTTTAACATAGATATAAGGTGGTATGGAATTTTAATTGCTTTAGGCATTATTCTTGCCACATTACTGGTATATAAGAGGGCTCCCCAGCATGGGATAGAATCAGAGCGTTCTTTGGATTTTATTTTGATTTGTGTCCCTATAGGGATAATAGGTGCAAGATTATACTATGTTTTGTTTAACTGGGGATATTACGCAGGAGATTTCTTTAAGATTATTAATCTCAGAGCAGGAGGCTTAGCTATACATGGCGGACTAATATTTGGATTGCTGACTGCGGCAATACTATGTAAGATATGGAACTATAAGCCTCTTAATCTTTTAGATTTGGCTATGCCTGCTGTGGCTTTGGCCCAGGCTATAGGAAGATGGGGAAACTATTTTAATTCTGAAGCACATGGGGGGCCAACTAATCTGCCGTGGGGTATTCTTGTGAATGGACAAACTGTACATCCTACATTTCTGTATGAATCAATATGGTGTTTAATTATGTTTGGCATTCTCCTGATTATTGATAATAACATAAAATTTACAGGTCAGGTATTCTTATTATATGGTATACTATATTCTTTGGAGAGATTTTTTGTAGAATATTTAAGAACAGACAGCTTAATGCTATTTGGCGTAATCAAGCAGGCAATGCTTCTTAGCGCTATAGTATTTATAGTATGTATTGTGGCATATATTATTTTAGGCAGAAATTCTAAACGTGCAGGAAAAATATTTTATGGTGGCTACAGTAAATATACTGGAAAGTTCAAACAATAG
- a CDS encoding spore maturation protein: protein MSQLLSTISYAFIPGIISLVILYGLYKHVSIYDCFIEGAKDGLKSAVEIMPFIIAIFIGIEALVSSGAMKFFETIFSPVFSVLHIPKELISLILLRPVSGSGSLVLMERIMSDNGVDTFVGKCSAIMVGTCETIFYVLALYFGVTAVKKMRHAFAAGMIGYIVSVLASVYICKFM from the coding sequence ATGTCGCAATTGTTAAGTACCATTTCCTATGCTTTTATTCCAGGTATAATCAGCTTAGTTATTCTCTACGGATTATATAAACATGTTTCAATTTACGACTGTTTTATTGAAGGAGCAAAAGATGGGTTAAAATCTGCAGTAGAAATAATGCCATTTATTATAGCTATTTTTATAGGAATTGAGGCATTAGTTTCTTCAGGTGCCATGAAATTTTTTGAGACCATTTTTTCTCCAGTATTTTCTGTTTTACATATACCAAAAGAACTTATTTCCCTAATACTCTTACGTCCGGTTTCTGGCAGTGGATCTCTGGTGCTCATGGAACGTATCATGTCGGATAATGGAGTGGATACTTTTGTTGGTAAATGTTCTGCTATAATGGTTGGCACATGTGAAACCATTTTTTATGTCTTAGCTTTATATTTTGGTGTTACTGCAGTGAAAAAAATGCGACATGCTTTTGCTGCTGGCATGATAGGATATATAGTCAGTGTCCTTGCTTCTGTGTATATATGTAAATTTATGTAA
- a CDS encoding tRNA1(Val) (adenine(37)-N6)-methyltransferase codes for MDEIGFGNLKLIQKPEEFCYGVDAVILADFASKAVQRNGSRYKRAMDLGTGTGIIPLILSHKTLLEEIYAVEVQPDSFNRACRNIQLNKLQGRISIINEDVSKIEVNLSDLEGSFDLVTANPPYMIGGAGLINENKAKRIARHETTADLAAFIRASAVLLREKGELFMVHRPSRLVDICEACRKYKIEPKELRFVSPNKNAKPNILLIHCVKSGGPELKMLDPLYVYEDNGNSYTDELMKIYER; via the coding sequence ATGGATGAAATTGGGTTTGGTAATTTGAAACTAATTCAAAAACCTGAAGAGTTTTGTTACGGTGTGGATGCGGTAATCCTTGCAGATTTTGCATCAAAAGCTGTTCAGAGAAACGGCAGCAGGTATAAAAGGGCTATGGATTTAGGCACGGGAACCGGGATTATACCACTCATATTGAGTCACAAGACTCTGCTGGAAGAAATTTATGCAGTAGAAGTGCAACCGGACTCATTTAACAGGGCATGTCGAAATATTCAATTGAATAAACTCCAAGGCAGAATTTCTATTATAAATGAAGATGTTTCAAAAATTGAAGTCAATTTGTCCGATTTAGAGGGATCTTTTGATCTGGTTACCGCCAACCCACCTTACATGATTGGAGGAGCCGGACTGATAAATGAAAACAAGGCGAAAAGAATCGCAAGGCATGAGACAACGGCTGATTTAGCTGCATTTATAAGAGCATCTGCAGTCCTGCTAAGAGAAAAAGGAGAGCTATTTATGGTTCACAGACCCAGTAGACTAGTGGATATTTGTGAAGCATGCCGCAAATATAAAATAGAACCAAAAGAATTAAGGTTCGTATCACCAAATAAAAATGCAAAACCTAATATTCTGTTAATCCACTGTGTTAAATCAGGAGGACCAGAATTAAAAATGCTTGACCCATTATATGTATATGAAGACAATGGAAATTCTTATACCGATGAATTAATGAAAATATATGAGAGATAA
- the metF gene encoding methylenetetrahydrofolate reductase [NAD(P)H], whose product MKIKEIYEKKQVLSFEIFPPKRDIALQNIDETLEVLCSLNPDFISVTFGAGGSSNNNRTIELAKRIKKDYHIEPLVHLTCLTYGKNEIDEFIYQLNENGIENILALRGDRNPELKEKEEFLHASDLTGYLKKKTNVCIAGACYPECHPESENRIEDIKNLRTKVSAGADFMVTQLFLDNNRFYSFYEDTRIAGIDIPISAGIMPVINKAQIEKMISLCGVSLPEKFRRIMNKYEHNKEALFDAGMSYAIGQVIDLLASEVDGIHLYTMNNPKVAKKLCDGIKTFI is encoded by the coding sequence ATGAAAATTAAAGAGATTTATGAGAAAAAACAGGTATTATCATTTGAGATATTTCCACCCAAAAGGGATATAGCCCTGCAAAATATAGATGAGACATTAGAGGTGTTGTGTTCCCTTAACCCTGATTTCATCAGTGTTACTTTTGGTGCAGGAGGAAGTTCAAATAATAATAGAACCATAGAACTGGCTAAGAGAATCAAAAAAGATTATCACATTGAACCTTTGGTTCATTTAACTTGTCTTACATACGGTAAAAATGAAATTGATGAATTTATTTATCAATTGAATGAAAACGGAATAGAAAATATTTTAGCCTTAAGAGGGGATAGAAACCCAGAACTTAAAGAAAAAGAAGAATTTTTGCATGCATCGGATTTAACAGGTTATTTAAAGAAAAAAACCAATGTATGCATTGCAGGGGCCTGTTATCCTGAGTGTCATCCTGAATCAGAAAATCGGATAGAAGATATCAAAAATCTGAGGACAAAGGTCTCTGCCGGGGCAGATTTCATGGTAACGCAGTTGTTTTTAGATAATAATCGGTTTTACTCTTTTTATGAAGATACTAGAATAGCTGGAATAGATATTCCAATTTCTGCGGGGATTATGCCTGTTATCAACAAAGCACAAATTGAAAAAATGATTTCATTATGCGGAGTATCTCTTCCGGAAAAGTTCCGAAGAATAATGAATAAGTATGAGCATAACAAGGAGGCTCTTTTTGATGCAGGTATGTCATATGCCATAGGCCAGGTCATTGATCTTCTGGCTAGTGAAGTAGATGGCATACACCTGTATACAATGAATAATCCTAAAGTGGCAAAAAAGTTATGCGATGGAATAAAGACATTTATTTAA
- the deoC gene encoding deoxyribose-phosphate aldolase encodes MEDIKKLNNYFDHTLLKAEATEADIKKLCAQAKEYDFYSVCVNGCYVPLAVEELKDTDVKVAVVVGFPLGAVSTEVKAFETDWVCGQGAKEVDMVINVGALKEARYEYVKDDICAVVALADEHDAIVKVILETCLLTDEEIIKACELSMEAGAQFVKTSTGFSTGGATEQHVALMRKTVGSRAKVKASGAIRDLETTLKMIEAGADRIGASASVAIMNDYLKK; translated from the coding sequence ATGGAAGATATAAAAAAATTAAATAACTATTTTGACCATACCTTATTGAAAGCCGAGGCAACTGAAGCAGATATAAAAAAACTGTGTGCTCAAGCAAAAGAATATGATTTTTACTCTGTTTGCGTAAATGGATGCTATGTTCCACTTGCTGTAGAAGAATTAAAGGACACAGATGTGAAGGTTGCTGTTGTTGTTGGGTTCCCTTTGGGAGCTGTATCTACTGAAGTGAAAGCTTTTGAAACAGACTGGGTTTGTGGACAGGGAGCAAAAGAAGTGGACATGGTTATTAATGTGGGAGCTTTAAAAGAGGCAAGATATGAATATGTAAAAGATGATATCTGTGCAGTTGTTGCTCTGGCAGATGAGCATGACGCAATTGTGAAGGTGATTCTTGAAACATGTCTTCTTACAGATGAAGAGATAATCAAGGCTTGTGAACTGTCTATGGAGGCAGGGGCACAGTTCGTGAAAACTTCAACTGGATTTTCAACAGGTGGTGCAACGGAACAACATGTGGCGCTTATGAGAAAAACGGTTGGTAGTCGTGCTAAAGTGAAAGCGTCTGGTGCCATCAGGGATTTGGAAACAACTCTTAAAATGATTGAAGCCGGTGCAGACAGAATTGGTGCAAGCGCATCAGTAGCTATTATGAATGATTATTTAAAAAAATAA